The Rattus rattus isolate New Zealand chromosome 1, Rrattus_CSIRO_v1, whole genome shotgun sequence genome includes a region encoding these proteins:
- the Aunip gene encoding aurora kinase A and ninein-interacting protein isoform X2: MSRRGPEEEACGVWLDAAALKRQKMQTHLLKLGTKMLTLLPGERKPSIPFTQRRGTRQTSITSFVTSQPGMANGGNQKNASSLKENQINRECKSRSQLDCLDQGLEDDCLVSPLATSTPADIREAGHSPQSPQISGCQSLETTSLTMMSFPQPDVLMGTGESKAPLAFSFTQFLEHSCLLDQREAKRKREGLCGSKTDCPGMGSHIRPPGGKCHQPLDKAKVEKRAPAKENRQAPVHLQTYRLGSHSGKKTLLVTKSPCPLSVFPWDIDRRDRDSWSQLFTEDSQGHQVIAHSTKMPFQDVTNARNQGSGQFPDSSQAQGQDGPTLLHLQPHLLFTQDSEGNRVIRH; the protein is encoded by the exons ACACATTTACTCAAACTAGGCACCAAAATGCTGACGTTGCTTCCTGGAGAGAGGAAACCTAGTATTCCTTTTACTCAAAGAAGAGGAACCCGGCAGACCAGCATCACCTCCTTTGTCACCTCACAGCCAG GAATGGCAAATGGTGGTAACCAGAAGAACGCGTCCTCTCTCAAAGAAAATCAGATCAACAGAGAATGCAAGTCTAGAAGCCAGCTAGACTGTTTGGACCAGGGATTAGAGGATGATTGCTTGGTGTCCCCTTTGGCCACTTCAACTCCTGCAGACATCCGGGAAGCTGGACATtctcctcagtctccccagatTTCAGGCTGCCAGAGTTTGGAAACAACATCTTTGACTATGATGTCTTTTCCCCAGCCAGATGTCCTGATGGGCACCGGAGAAAGTAAAGCCCCCCTGGCTTTTTCCTTTACCCAGTTCTTAGAACATTCTTGTTTGCTGGATCAAAGAGAGGccaagaggaaaagggaaggactTTGTGGATCTAAGACGGACTGTCCAGGGATGGGAAGCCACATCAGACCACCTGGGGGTAAATGCCATCAGCCCTTGGACAAAGCCAAAGTGGAGAAAAGGGCGCCTGCCAAGGAGAACAGGCAGGCCCCTGTGCATCTTCAGACATACAGGCTTGGATCCCACAGTGGGAAAAAAACATTACTGGTGACAAAAAGCCCTTGTCCTCTTTCTGTATTTCCCTGGGACATTGACAGGAGAGACAGGGACTCCTGGAGTCAGCTTTTCACTGAAGATTCCCAAGGCCATCAGGTCATTGCCCACAGCACTAAAATGCCTTTCCAAGATGTAACCAATGCTAGGAATCAAGGCTCAGGGCAGTTTCCCGACAGCTCTCAGGCCCAGGGCCAAGATGGGCCTACTCTGTTACATCTGCAGCCACACCTGCTCTTTACCCAGGACTCTGAAGGTAATCGGGTTATCAGGCACTAA
- the Aunip gene encoding aurora kinase A and ninein-interacting protein isoform X1, translated as MSWAHRVGLLCLQESLLLIIEMGSGIFLPQTHLLKLGTKMLTLLPGERKPSIPFTQRRGTRQTSITSFVTSQPGMANGGNQKNASSLKENQINRECKSRSQLDCLDQGLEDDCLVSPLATSTPADIREAGHSPQSPQISGCQSLETTSLTMMSFPQPDVLMGTGESKAPLAFSFTQFLEHSCLLDQREAKRKREGLCGSKTDCPGMGSHIRPPGGKCHQPLDKAKVEKRAPAKENRQAPVHLQTYRLGSHSGKKTLLVTKSPCPLSVFPWDIDRRDRDSWSQLFTEDSQGHQVIAHSTKMPFQDVTNARNQGSGQFPDSSQAQGQDGPTLLHLQPHLLFTQDSEGNRVIRH; from the exons ATGAGTTGGGCCCACAGGGTGGGACTACTATGCCTCCAAGAATCACTGCTGTTAATAATAGAGATGGGTTCTGGTATTTTTCTCCCTCAGACACATTTACTCAAACTAGGCACCAAAATGCTGACGTTGCTTCCTGGAGAGAGGAAACCTAGTATTCCTTTTACTCAAAGAAGAGGAACCCGGCAGACCAGCATCACCTCCTTTGTCACCTCACAGCCAG GAATGGCAAATGGTGGTAACCAGAAGAACGCGTCCTCTCTCAAAGAAAATCAGATCAACAGAGAATGCAAGTCTAGAAGCCAGCTAGACTGTTTGGACCAGGGATTAGAGGATGATTGCTTGGTGTCCCCTTTGGCCACTTCAACTCCTGCAGACATCCGGGAAGCTGGACATtctcctcagtctccccagatTTCAGGCTGCCAGAGTTTGGAAACAACATCTTTGACTATGATGTCTTTTCCCCAGCCAGATGTCCTGATGGGCACCGGAGAAAGTAAAGCCCCCCTGGCTTTTTCCTTTACCCAGTTCTTAGAACATTCTTGTTTGCTGGATCAAAGAGAGGccaagaggaaaagggaaggactTTGTGGATCTAAGACGGACTGTCCAGGGATGGGAAGCCACATCAGACCACCTGGGGGTAAATGCCATCAGCCCTTGGACAAAGCCAAAGTGGAGAAAAGGGCGCCTGCCAAGGAGAACAGGCAGGCCCCTGTGCATCTTCAGACATACAGGCTTGGATCCCACAGTGGGAAAAAAACATTACTGGTGACAAAAAGCCCTTGTCCTCTTTCTGTATTTCCCTGGGACATTGACAGGAGAGACAGGGACTCCTGGAGTCAGCTTTTCACTGAAGATTCCCAAGGCCATCAGGTCATTGCCCACAGCACTAAAATGCCTTTCCAAGATGTAACCAATGCTAGGAATCAAGGCTCAGGGCAGTTTCCCGACAGCTCTCAGGCCCAGGGCCAAGATGGGCCTACTCTGTTACATCTGCAGCCACACCTGCTCTTTACCCAGGACTCTGAAGGTAATCGGGTTATCAGGCACTAA